A window of Natrinema versiforme contains these coding sequences:
- a CDS encoding EamA family transporter, protein MRRYLGLSLVACLTYSLVAPLISVAMTDLPSTLAVFLSNAVMFVTIGLVIAYRGLPVRPYLSHPRTPYIGAMGVLLTIGLLTYYRALELGPVSIVVPIYGLFIVISSLAGIVAFDETVTPRKIAAILLSVLAIVLMSI, encoded by the coding sequence ATGCGGCGCTATCTGGGCCTGTCGCTGGTCGCCTGTCTGACCTACAGTCTGGTCGCGCCGCTGATCTCGGTCGCGATGACCGATCTCCCCAGCACGCTGGCGGTCTTCCTCTCGAACGCCGTCATGTTCGTGACGATCGGCCTCGTGATCGCCTATCGCGGTCTCCCGGTGCGGCCGTATCTCAGCCATCCCCGCACGCCCTACATCGGTGCGATGGGCGTGCTGTTGACCATCGGCCTGCTGACCTACTACCGGGCGCTCGAGCTCGGTCCGGTGAGCATCGTCGTGCCGATCTACGGCCTCTTCATCGTCATCAGTTCGCTGGCCGGTATCGTGGCCTTCGACGAAACCGTAACCCCCCGCAAGATCGCCGCGATCCTGTTGAGCGTGCTGGCGATCGTCCTGATGTCGATTTGA
- a CDS encoding M20 family metallopeptidase — protein MTDIDSADGAGGDDSFDPIAFLETAVQNPSHEDVGPMREFLCETLEARGLEPCVDDAGNVLASRGLPTSDAETHVVLNTHIDTVSPHVSYERDGAGDDAAAVDDADGGVIHGRGSCDAKGPLAALLSAFFAVEPTDNRVTLAITPDEEVLSTGAYALVSDDDSPTRDADAVIVGEPTDLDVCTAAKGRFQGTIHLSGANAHAAEPETGTNAVAALESVLEAIRTFGERADAPPTHPQLGAATLTPTVVEGGEATNQVPADCALTVDRRSVPPETADEFHEALTAHLRAALPEDVGLEFRFTDRPTPFLEAWDTDPDVPVARTLAAASGGEIRPFTAATEASYFAADAPTVVFGPGVLADDEGAVAHAPREYVRVDAVHDAARALEATLAELVG, from the coding sequence GTGACGGACATCGATTCCGCCGACGGGGCCGGAGGCGACGATTCGTTCGACCCCATCGCGTTCCTCGAGACTGCCGTCCAGAACCCCTCTCACGAGGATGTCGGTCCGATGCGGGAGTTCCTCTGCGAGACGCTCGAGGCCCGCGGCCTCGAGCCCTGTGTCGACGACGCCGGAAACGTGCTGGCGAGTCGGGGGCTTCCGACGAGTGACGCCGAGACCCACGTCGTGTTGAACACGCACATCGATACCGTCTCGCCGCACGTCTCCTACGAGCGCGACGGCGCTGGCGACGATGCGGCCGCTGTCGACGACGCCGACGGCGGCGTCATCCACGGTCGCGGCTCCTGTGACGCCAAGGGACCGCTCGCGGCCCTGCTCTCGGCCTTTTTCGCGGTCGAGCCGACCGACAACCGTGTCACGCTCGCGATTACGCCCGACGAAGAGGTGCTCTCGACGGGTGCCTACGCGCTGGTCTCCGACGACGACTCGCCCACGCGCGACGCGGACGCGGTGATCGTCGGCGAACCCACCGATCTGGACGTCTGTACGGCCGCGAAGGGGCGGTTTCAGGGGACGATCCACCTCTCCGGTGCCAACGCCCACGCCGCCGAACCCGAAACCGGAACGAACGCCGTCGCCGCCCTCGAGTCCGTCCTCGAGGCGATCCGGACCTTCGGCGAGCGCGCGGACGCGCCGCCGACCCACCCGCAACTCGGCGCGGCGACGCTCACCCCGACCGTCGTCGAGGGCGGCGAGGCGACCAATCAGGTGCCCGCCGACTGCGCGCTCACGGTCGACCGCCGGAGCGTCCCCCCGGAGACGGCCGACGAGTTCCACGAGGCACTGACCGCACACCTGCGAGCCGCACTCCCCGAGGACGTAGGCCTCGAGTTCCGCTTTACCGACCGGCCGACGCCGTTCCTCGAGGCGTGGGACACCGATCCCGACGTGCCGGTTGCCCGGACGCTCGCGGCCGCCAGTGGCGGCGAGATCCGTCCCTTTACGGCGGCGACCGAGGCCTCCTACTTCGCGGCCGACGCTCCGACGGTCGTCTTCGGGCCCGGCGTGCTCGCCGACGACGAAGGGGCCGTCGCGCACGCGCCGCGAGAGTACGTGCGGGTCGACGCCGTCCACGACGCCGCTCGGGCGCTCGAGGCGACGCTCGCGGAACTGGTCGGGTAA
- the dapF gene encoding diaminopimelate epimerase — MTVPFQKYHGTGNDFLIIHTDEHVPDRGALAERECDRTDGVGADGILFLALEDKFDPPRVVMTLFQPDGATAPMCGNGARCAAEWAMDRTGTDSVMIDTQAGTLRAERDGEDVVIEMTDLTFDPDEIPVAADEPVLSEEIEGLEVSMVNTGVPHAVSFVDDVDAVDLEKVAPPVRYADVFPNGTNVCVASSDGNGGFRQRTYERGVEGETDSCGTGAVAIAVAARRLGLTDADPVDVHPPGGDLRISFNERGRPTLAGPVEHEFDGEVAVESPVEP; from the coding sequence ATGACTGTCCCATTCCAGAAGTACCACGGCACCGGCAACGACTTTCTCATCATCCACACGGACGAACACGTCCCCGACCGGGGGGCACTCGCCGAACGCGAGTGCGACCGGACCGACGGCGTCGGTGCCGACGGCATCCTCTTTCTCGCCCTCGAGGACAAATTCGATCCCCCGCGGGTCGTGATGACGCTGTTCCAGCCCGACGGCGCGACGGCTCCCATGTGCGGCAACGGCGCCCGCTGTGCCGCCGAGTGGGCGATGGACCGCACCGGCACCGACAGCGTGATGATCGATACGCAGGCGGGCACCCTGCGCGCCGAACGCGACGGCGAGGACGTCGTCATCGAGATGACCGACCTCACGTTCGACCCCGACGAGATCCCCGTCGCCGCCGACGAACCCGTCCTGTCCGAGGAGATCGAGGGCCTCGAGGTCTCGATGGTCAACACCGGCGTCCCCCACGCGGTGAGCTTCGTCGACGACGTCGACGCCGTCGACCTCGAGAAGGTAGCCCCGCCGGTACGCTACGCCGACGTCTTCCCGAACGGAACGAACGTCTGCGTTGCCAGCTCCGACGGGAACGGCGGCTTCCGCCAGCGCACCTACGAGCGCGGCGTCGAGGGCGAAACCGACTCCTGTGGCACCGGCGCGGTCGCCATCGCCGTCGCGGCGCGTCGCCTCGGCCTCACCGACGCCGACCCGGTCGACGTTCATCCGCCGGGCGGCGATCTCCGGATCAGCTTCAACGAGCGCGGCCGTCCCACCCTCGCCGGCCCCGTCGAACACGAGTTCGACGGCGAGGTAGCCGTCGAGTCGCCGGTCGAGCCGTGA
- the lysA gene encoding diaminopimelate decarboxylase: MTDAADSLPVRRLSDWDAAELQGLAEEYGSPLYVLDLERVRQNYRRLEAAFPDADILYAVKANALGDVLSALREAGAGLECASAGEVQRALEAGASGAEIHYTAVNPPARDLDWIVDTWDEHPDLTVTAGSEDTIDRLEDRGYDGRLCLRVNPGIGAGHHEKVRTGAAAKFGVPAERAVDVLTDAADRGFDVVGIHAHVGSGVSSDQLDAHREFVARMGDLAREVSEAVDGLEFVDVGGGFGVPYREDEEPLDLESVADATRDALGEIDAELTIEPGRYFVADAGVLLTEVNTVKDARETTVAGVDAGMTTLIRPAMYDAYHPIRNLTADAPASSDRTERAADGRETAPQTVAGPICESGDVFCTDRELPVSKRGDILAIGNAGAYGYEMANQYNSRPRPASVILADGDVRLARRRETVDDVTRPEREARRASNADRKNDHERASDTDNDER, from the coding sequence ATGACTGACGCTGCGGATTCGTTGCCCGTTCGCCGTCTCTCCGACTGGGACGCGGCCGAACTGCAGGGACTCGCCGAGGAGTACGGCTCGCCGCTGTACGTCCTCGACCTCGAGCGCGTCCGACAGAATTACCGGCGGCTCGAGGCCGCGTTCCCCGACGCCGACATCCTCTACGCGGTGAAGGCGAACGCGCTGGGCGACGTGCTCTCGGCGCTCCGCGAGGCGGGCGCGGGCCTCGAGTGCGCCTCCGCCGGGGAAGTACAGCGGGCGCTCGAGGCGGGCGCGTCCGGGGCCGAAATTCACTACACGGCGGTCAACCCGCCCGCTCGCGACCTCGATTGGATCGTCGATACGTGGGACGAGCACCCGGACCTGACGGTCACCGCTGGCTCCGAGGATACGATCGACCGCCTCGAGGACCGCGGCTACGACGGTCGGCTCTGTCTGCGGGTGAATCCGGGGATCGGCGCCGGCCACCACGAGAAAGTGCGGACGGGCGCTGCCGCGAAGTTCGGCGTCCCGGCCGAGCGCGCCGTCGACGTGCTTACCGACGCCGCCGACCGCGGCTTCGACGTCGTCGGGATCCACGCCCACGTCGGCTCCGGCGTCTCGAGCGACCAGCTCGACGCCCACCGGGAATTCGTCGCGCGGATGGGGGATCTTGCTCGGGAGGTGAGCGAGGCTGTCGACGGCCTCGAGTTCGTCGACGTCGGCGGCGGCTTCGGCGTTCCGTACCGCGAGGACGAAGAGCCGCTGGACCTCGAGTCGGTCGCCGATGCGACGCGCGACGCGCTCGGCGAGATCGACGCCGAACTGACGATCGAGCCGGGTCGCTACTTCGTCGCGGACGCGGGCGTGCTGCTGACCGAAGTCAACACCGTCAAGGACGCCCGCGAGACGACCGTCGCCGGCGTCGACGCGGGGATGACGACGCTGATCCGGCCCGCGATGTACGACGCCTATCACCCGATTCGGAACCTGACCGCCGACGCGCCCGCCTCGAGCGATCGCACCGAGCGCGCTGCCGACGGCCGCGAGACGGCTCCCCAGACCGTCGCCGGCCCGATCTGCGAGAGCGGCGACGTTTTCTGTACGGACCGCGAACTACCGGTAAGCAAACGTGGGGATATCCTCGCGATCGGCAACGCGGGGGCCTACGGCTACGAGATGGCGAACCAGTACAACTCCCGACCCCGGCCCGCGTCCGTCATCCTCGCGGACGGCGACGTTCGACTCGCTCGCCGCCGCGAGACGGTCGACGACGTGACGCGGCCGGAACGCGAGGCGCGGCGGGCCTCGAACGCAGACCGAAAGAACGACCACGAGCGAGCGAGCGACACCGACAACGACGAACGATAG
- a CDS encoding PIN domain-containing protein, with the protein MIYADTDFFIALVKDDRLQDRGVEIALENEGEIYTSRATLLELLVISDRFEFDRMEALTYALEIASVPEDEAVLFQAADYMEQSGLTAFDAYHVAYADEGPIVSSDKSIGEVAADRIAIEETEPT; encoded by the coding sequence ATGATCTACGCCGACACCGACTTCTTCATCGCACTGGTGAAAGACGACCGGCTGCAGGATCGGGGGGTTGAGATCGCACTCGAGAACGAGGGAGAGATCTATACGTCACGCGCGACGCTACTCGAACTGCTCGTGATCTCCGATCGGTTCGAGTTCGATCGAATGGAAGCACTCACGTACGCGCTCGAGATCGCGTCGGTCCCCGAAGACGAAGCCGTCCTGTTTCAGGCGGCGGACTACATGGAACAGTCGGGACTCACTGCGTTCGATGCGTACCACGTCGCCTACGCGGACGAGGGCCCGATCGTTTCGTCGGACAAATCGATCGGCGAGGTGGCGGCCGATCGGATCGCGATCGAAGAAACGGAACCGACGTAG
- a CDS encoding AbrB/MazE/SpoVT family DNA-binding domain-containing protein, whose amino-acid sequence MSKRAEADDRGRIVIPHEIRERHGDRYRVVELDDRVELIPLKDDPIEGLRDAVGDAFDGRSIDEIKREAREAAREDATDDTSE is encoded by the coding sequence ATGAGCAAACGGGCAGAGGCCGATGACAGGGGTCGAATCGTTATTCCCCACGAGATCCGTGAGCGACACGGCGACCGGTACCGCGTCGTCGAACTCGACGATCGTGTCGAACTGATCCCGCTGAAAGACGATCCGATCGAGGGGCTTCGAGACGCCGTCGGTGACGCTTTCGACGGCAGGTCGATCGACGAGATCAAACGAGAGGCGCGTGAGGCCGCTCGAGAAGACGCGACGGACGACACGAGCGAGTAG
- a CDS encoding 2,3,4,5-tetrahydropyridine-2,6-dicarboxylate N-succinyltransferase, whose amino-acid sequence MSALETEIGELWDRKQNGDVSAETAGEDEYATLEAFLDALEDGEVRAAEKQGGEWEANEWVKQGILLNFGLRDIQQYDHGGTTYNDVLPLADSSEYGDRGSRNTPDGTVVRRGANIGSDCILMSPAFVNIGARVGDGTLVDSCDTVGSCAQIGDNVKLGANTLIGGVLEPVENAPVIVEDNVSLGAGCRVTSGFVVGENSVVGENTLLTPRIPVYDLVEEEVLYGELPADRRAFTRFVESSISDHDLFDGGAYKPAVVATDLETETLEATEREDALRE is encoded by the coding sequence ATGAGCGCACTCGAAACCGAAATCGGCGAGCTGTGGGACCGCAAACAGAACGGCGACGTCAGCGCCGAGACCGCCGGCGAAGACGAATACGCGACGCTCGAGGCCTTCCTCGACGCGCTCGAGGACGGCGAGGTCCGCGCCGCCGAGAAACAGGGCGGCGAGTGGGAGGCAAACGAGTGGGTCAAGCAGGGTATCCTGCTGAACTTCGGGCTCCGCGACATCCAGCAGTACGACCACGGCGGCACCACGTACAACGACGTGCTCCCGCTCGCCGACTCGAGCGAGTACGGCGACCGCGGGAGCCGCAACACGCCGGACGGTACGGTCGTCCGCCGCGGCGCGAACATCGGTTCGGACTGCATCCTGATGAGTCCCGCGTTCGTCAACATCGGCGCTCGGGTCGGCGACGGTACCCTCGTCGACTCCTGCGATACGGTGGGCTCCTGTGCACAGATCGGCGACAACGTCAAACTCGGCGCGAACACCCTCATCGGCGGCGTCTTAGAGCCCGTCGAGAACGCGCCGGTCATCGTCGAGGACAACGTCTCGCTGGGCGCGGGCTGTCGGGTCACCAGCGGCTTCGTCGTCGGCGAGAACAGCGTTGTTGGCGAGAATACCCTCCTCACCCCCCGAATTCCGGTCTACGACCTCGTCGAGGAGGAGGTTCTCTACGGCGAACTACCCGCCGACCGCCGCGCGTTCACCCGCTTCGTCGAGTCCTCGATCAGCGACCACGACCTCTTCGACGGCGGGGCCTACAAGCCCGCCGTCGTCGCGACGGATCTGGAGACGGAGACGCTCGAGGCGACCGAACGCGAAGACGCGCTGCGCGAATAG
- the dapB gene encoding 4-hydroxy-tetrahydrodipicolinate reductase yields MTVRLGVTGATGRMGREVLSAATGREDCEVVFAVNREPDGETVAGVDIESAAEFASLVADREPTAVIDFTGPESAADYARVCAAAGVAFVTGTTGFDDDQYGALEAASEDVAVLHAPNFARGVQALVNVVGDAVRNLPGYDVELVETHHNGKRDAPSGTANRLLEEIEANGDFNERTHGREGEAPREEGEIGVHALRAGDVTGEHEIVIAGNHEEVRLTHRAEDRGVFAAGAVDAAVWIAGQKAGWYDFADVISE; encoded by the coding sequence ATGACGGTCCGACTCGGCGTCACCGGCGCGACCGGTCGCATGGGTCGCGAGGTTCTGAGCGCCGCGACGGGCCGCGAGGACTGCGAGGTCGTCTTCGCCGTCAATCGCGAACCCGACGGCGAGACCGTCGCGGGCGTCGACATCGAGTCCGCGGCCGAGTTCGCGTCGCTGGTCGCCGACCGCGAGCCGACTGCCGTGATCGACTTCACCGGCCCCGAGTCGGCCGCCGACTACGCGCGGGTCTGTGCCGCCGCCGGCGTCGCGTTCGTCACCGGGACGACCGGGTTCGACGACGACCAGTACGGGGCCCTCGAGGCGGCGAGCGAGGACGTCGCCGTGCTCCACGCGCCGAACTTCGCACGCGGCGTGCAGGCGCTGGTCAACGTCGTCGGCGACGCGGTCCGGAACCTGCCCGGCTACGACGTGGAACTCGTCGAGACCCACCACAACGGCAAACGCGACGCCCCGAGCGGCACCGCGAACCGCCTGCTCGAGGAGATCGAGGCCAACGGTGACTTCAACGAGCGCACGCACGGGCGCGAGGGAGAGGCCCCACGGGAGGAGGGCGAGATCGGCGTCCACGCGCTGCGGGCGGGCGACGTCACCGGCGAGCACGAGATCGTCATCGCGGGCAACCACGAGGAGGTTCGGCTCACCCACCGCGCCGAGGACCGCGGCGTCTTCGCCGCGGGGGCGGTCGACGCGGCGGTCTGGATCGCTGGACAAAAGGCAGGGTGGTACGACTTCGCGGACGTGATCAGCGAATGA
- the dapA gene encoding 4-hydroxy-tetrahydrodipicolinate synthase — MSSAIDLSGVFPAMCTPFDEDERIDFETLQADAQRLEAAGVDGLVPVGSTGESATLTHDEHVRVVEAVIEAVDDVPVIAGTGSNNTREALELSERAAEAGADGLLLISPYYNKPEQRGLIEHYRTIADAVDLPQIVYNVPSRTGRNIEPDTVVELATHDNIAGFKAASGDLGQIGEIAERTTDEDFAVLSGDDALTLPTISVGGTGTISVAANIEPERTCAMVGAAIDGDYERARSLHHELGPLFRGLFVETNPIPVKEAMQIRGYGPARMRPPLSRLADEYRDDLEAVLADLERDTTEVADAAEGDR; from the coding sequence ATGAGTTCAGCAATCGACCTTTCGGGCGTCTTCCCGGCGATGTGTACGCCCTTCGACGAGGACGAGCGGATCGATTTCGAAACACTGCAGGCCGATGCCCAGCGCCTCGAGGCCGCGGGCGTCGACGGGCTCGTCCCCGTCGGCTCGACCGGCGAATCGGCAACCTTGACCCACGACGAACACGTGCGCGTCGTCGAGGCCGTCATCGAGGCCGTCGACGACGTGCCGGTCATCGCGGGCACCGGATCGAACAACACGCGCGAGGCGCTCGAGCTCTCCGAACGCGCCGCCGAAGCGGGCGCTGACGGGCTGTTGCTCATCTCGCCGTACTACAACAAGCCCGAACAGCGCGGACTGATCGAACACTACCGGACGATTGCGGATGCGGTCGACCTGCCCCAGATCGTCTACAACGTCCCCTCGCGGACGGGCCGCAATATCGAACCCGACACCGTTGTCGAACTCGCGACCCACGACAATATTGCTGGCTTCAAGGCCGCGAGCGGCGACCTCGGCCAGATCGGCGAGATCGCCGAGCGCACGACCGACGAGGACTTCGCGGTCCTCTCGGGCGACGACGCGCTCACCCTGCCGACCATCTCCGTCGGCGGCACCGGGACGATCAGCGTCGCCGCGAACATCGAACCCGAGCGGACCTGCGCGATGGTCGGCGCGGCGATCGACGGCGACTACGAGCGCGCACGGAGCCTCCACCACGAACTCGGGCCGCTGTTCCGCGGGCTCTTCGTCGAGACCAACCCGATCCCGGTCAAGGAGGCCATGCAGATCCGCGGCTACGGCCCCGCTCGCATGCGTCCGCCGCTCTCCCGACTGGCGGACGAGTACCGCGACGACCTCGAGGCGGTACTCGCCGACCTCGAGCGCGACACGACCGAGGTCGCCGACGCGGCGGAGGGCGACCGATGA
- a CDS encoding M48 family metallopeptidase produces MTNFGLKVRMAIVGSILFAFYMLVGGFGLLWLGPGAWPLVLVGLLILPAIQYKIGTWSATRKAEPMPEDGQYQEIHQMTDSLCRDMGIKKPKLMVMDMGVPNAFATGRKGKGVVVVSTELIRLLQRDELEGVIAHELAHIKNRDVLAMVFGSSISMMVGWVAYMVYMMGGERNIGSIFVGMIISNIAQMLVMIFVLAISRYREYVADEDARQYIGSGDPLARALEKISQGSQGREPQVQDSVNALCIFNSDKSLLSKLFATHPPTEKRIQKLRS; encoded by the coding sequence ATGACAAATTTCGGACTGAAAGTGCGAATGGCGATCGTCGGCTCGATCCTGTTCGCGTTCTACATGCTCGTCGGCGGGTTCGGGCTGCTCTGGCTCGGCCCCGGTGCGTGGCCGCTCGTTCTGGTCGGGCTCCTCATCTTGCCGGCCATCCAGTACAAGATCGGGACGTGGTCGGCGACCAGAAAGGCCGAACCGATGCCCGAAGACGGACAGTATCAGGAGATCCATCAGATGACCGACTCGCTGTGCCGAGATATGGGCATCAAAAAGCCCAAACTGATGGTCATGGATATGGGCGTCCCCAACGCCTTCGCGACCGGTCGAAAGGGTAAGGGCGTCGTCGTCGTCTCGACGGAACTCATCCGACTCCTCCAGCGGGACGAACTCGAGGGCGTGATCGCCCACGAACTCGCACACATCAAGAACCGGGACGTCCTCGCGATGGTCTTCGGGAGTTCCATCTCGATGATGGTCGGCTGGGTCGCCTATATGGTCTACATGATGGGCGGCGAGCGCAACATCGGCAGCATCTTCGTCGGCATGATCATCTCGAACATCGCACAGATGCTCGTCATGATCTTCGTGCTGGCCATCTCGCGGTACCGCGAGTACGTCGCCGACGAGGACGCCCGCCAGTACATCGGCAGCGGCGACCCGCTCGCCCGCGCACTCGAGAAGATTTCGCAGGGCTCGCAGGGACGCGAGCCGCAGGTCCAAGACAGCGTGAACGCGCTGTGTATCTTCAACTCCGACAAGAGTCTCCTCTCGAAGCTGTTCGCGACCCACCCGCCGACCGAAAAGCGCATTCAGAAGCTCCGAAGCTGA
- a CDS encoding NYN domain-containing protein — protein sequence MTEIHPGQRVAVLVDAQNLYHTAQSLHSRNIDYSELLEKAVQDRQLTRAIAYVIRADSPEEESFFEALTDIGFEPKIKDIKTFSDGTKKADWDVGMSLDAVTLANHVDTVVLCTGDGDFSRLCSHLRHEGVRVEVMAFESSTAEELIAASDSFLDLGDRHETFLL from the coding sequence GTGACTGAGATTCATCCCGGTCAGCGCGTCGCCGTTCTCGTCGACGCCCAGAACCTATATCATACGGCACAGAGCCTTCACAGCCGGAATATCGACTATTCCGAGCTGCTCGAGAAGGCGGTCCAAGACCGCCAGCTCACGCGCGCCATCGCGTACGTTATCCGCGCGGATTCGCCCGAAGAGGAGAGTTTCTTCGAGGCGTTGACCGACATCGGCTTCGAGCCGAAGATCAAGGACATCAAGACCTTCTCCGACGGCACGAAGAAGGCCGACTGGGACGTCGGGATGAGCCTCGACGCGGTGACGCTGGCGAACCACGTCGACACGGTCGTCCTCTGTACGGGCGACGGCGACTTCTCGCGGCTCTGCTCGCACCTGCGTCACGAGGGCGTCCGCGTCGAAGTGATGGCCTTCGAGTCCTCGACGGCCGAAGAGTTGATCGCCGCGTCCGATTCGTTCCTTGACCTCGGCGACCGACACGAGACGTTCCTGCTCTGA
- a CDS encoding PUA domain-containing protein — translation MSEPADGSAGLPQLRTIADYQFGAGAGAALFPPGESLTVKRTSSGRPQQVHADGSRIVSFGIDGRFTLGLEGGRRLEAALAEPAYRVVVDDESEPFVRDEKNVFTKFVLEVGEEIRPGDEVLVVHERGELLAVGTARLDAGAIRDFETGMAVSVREGAPAGD, via the coding sequence ATGAGCGAGCCAGCAGACGGGAGCGCGGGCCTGCCCCAGCTCCGGACGATCGCGGACTACCAGTTCGGTGCGGGCGCGGGCGCGGCGCTGTTCCCGCCCGGCGAGTCGCTGACGGTCAAACGCACCTCCTCGGGACGCCCCCAACAGGTCCACGCCGACGGGAGCCGTATCGTCTCCTTCGGTATCGACGGCCGGTTCACCCTCGGCCTCGAGGGCGGTCGGCGACTCGAGGCGGCCCTCGCCGAGCCCGCCTACCGCGTCGTGGTCGACGACGAGAGCGAACCGTTCGTCCGCGACGAGAAGAACGTCTTCACGAAGTTCGTCCTCGAGGTGGGCGAGGAGATCCGGCCGGGCGACGAGGTGCTGGTCGTCCACGAGCGCGGCGAGTTGCTCGCGGTCGGGACGGCGCGACTCGACGCCGGCGCGATCCGGGACTTCGAGACGGGGATGGCGGTGAGCGTTCGCGAGGGCGCGCCCGCGGGCGACTGA
- a CDS encoding HD family hydrolase, producing MTDEIDALLEALELKDERRTGWVLRGIESPESVAAHTWGTATLCLLYADRAEENVDRDRAVSMALVHDLGEARTGDIATRADDGDQRMSGEEKAALERAAVTDLFAPFEGGNGDRDCDLDHKSLWEEYEARETPTARFVKDMDLLDNCLQALKYERGDRYDETEPNDAFSQYENLDEFFATAAPRFRTAIGETLFERTKARYEREIGRECQL from the coding sequence ATGACCGACGAGATCGACGCCCTGCTCGAGGCACTGGAGCTAAAAGACGAACGCCGGACGGGGTGGGTGCTCCGCGGGATCGAGTCGCCGGAATCGGTCGCGGCCCACACGTGGGGGACGGCGACGCTGTGTCTGCTGTACGCCGATCGGGCCGAGGAGAACGTCGACCGCGACCGAGCGGTGTCGATGGCGCTCGTCCACGACCTCGGTGAAGCGCGCACGGGCGACATCGCGACTCGAGCGGACGACGGCGACCAACGGATGTCCGGCGAGGAAAAGGCGGCCCTCGAGCGGGCGGCCGTCACCGACCTCTTCGCTCCGTTCGAAGGCGGGAACGGAGATCGGGACTGCGATCTCGATCACAAATCCCTCTGGGAGGAGTACGAGGCCCGCGAGACGCCCACCGCGCGGTTCGTCAAGGACATGGACCTGCTCGATAACTGCCTGCAGGCGCTCAAATACGAGCGCGGGGACCGCTACGACGAAACGGAGCCGAACGACGCCTTCTCGCAGTACGAGAACCTCGACGAGTTCTTCGCGACGGCCGCACCGCGGTTCCGGACTGCGATCGGCGAAACCCTGTTCGAGAGGACTAAAGCGCGCTACGAACGTGAGATCGGCCGCGAATGTCAGTTGTAG
- a CDS encoding nascent polypeptide-associated complex protein, with amino-acid sequence MFGGGGGGLNPRKMEQMMEQMGIDVEDIDAEEVIIRTDEFDLVFDDAEVTKMDARGQETYQVIGSPEEVEAGSAGGSAGGADAGSDAGPSIPDDDVELVATRAGVSEDEAREALEDNDGDLAAAIETLE; translated from the coding sequence ATGTTTGGAGGAGGCGGCGGCGGACTCAATCCGCGCAAGATGGAACAGATGATGGAGCAGATGGGTATCGACGTCGAGGACATCGACGCCGAGGAAGTCATCATTCGGACCGACGAGTTCGACCTCGTGTTCGACGACGCCGAGGTCACCAAGATGGACGCCCGCGGGCAGGAGACCTATCAGGTCATCGGCTCGCCCGAAGAGGTCGAGGCCGGCTCCGCCGGCGGAAGCGCTGGTGGTGCCGACGCCGGTAGCGATGCCGGTCCGTCGATCCCCGACGACGACGTCGAACTCGTCGCCACGCGAGCCGGCGTCAGCGAGGACGAGGCCCGCGAGGCACTCGAGGACAACGACGGCGACCTCGCCGCGGCGATCGAGACCCTCGAGTGA